Proteins found in one Bremerella volcania genomic segment:
- a CDS encoding GNAT family N-acetyltransferase yields the protein MRRVVSSTYSPLIQPPEPSSHASLSRRDAAQFCLTTSQEGEQFAILQLMKHCLFAYDENEFHSQQERPDYDARERLTFRLGNQIIGHIRCVPQQVWLQGALVPYLCASEFVLAPEHVDLKNVDAFFRCLDATFDSYPGAFMMHRTSAAMAQRLARFGWVSLSSNFRSRAATEPYLASVRGASNEPAPLLPLRSESGLWIRLMRQVEAEALVSLYENSFQANQIGTPRSSAMWDWLLRRKAFDALYVAIRGGNKLALEDAIDRIAGYAVVKDEKILEVVTQPSEKGVKLPLINRICSDLYEADHSEFHLESPASDPVHDLLTDIPVAKSAPPGEELLVRMPNPIQQMAELAATLHQRAKTRGLELPLDLGLLIDGEKYCIHLGKRKGSLTDGKLGRSYLELTHAQVVRLVLGDLPIQQLLQQGQIVASTQVAANVASKLFDYDPPWFPAIDVLLMR from the coding sequence ATGCGTCGCGTCGTATCATCGACCTATTCGCCCCTGATTCAGCCGCCCGAGCCTTCCTCTCATGCGAGCCTCTCTCGCAGGGATGCGGCCCAGTTTTGTCTCACGACCAGCCAGGAAGGCGAGCAATTCGCCATCTTGCAATTGATGAAACATTGTCTTTTCGCTTACGACGAAAACGAGTTTCACTCGCAACAGGAACGCCCCGACTACGATGCCCGTGAACGTCTCACGTTCCGGCTTGGCAATCAGATTATTGGACACATTCGTTGTGTGCCGCAGCAGGTATGGTTGCAAGGAGCCTTGGTGCCGTACCTTTGCGCGAGCGAATTCGTTTTGGCACCTGAGCACGTTGACCTGAAGAACGTCGACGCTTTCTTTCGATGTCTCGATGCAACGTTCGATAGTTATCCTGGCGCGTTCATGATGCATCGAACCAGCGCCGCTATGGCACAGCGGTTGGCTCGATTTGGTTGGGTTTCGTTGTCTAGCAACTTTCGTAGCAGAGCGGCAACCGAACCTTATTTGGCTTCCGTTCGCGGCGCATCGAACGAACCGGCTCCGTTACTGCCGTTGCGGAGTGAATCTGGACTTTGGATTCGCTTGATGCGTCAGGTCGAAGCGGAAGCGTTGGTTTCGCTATATGAGAATTCATTTCAAGCCAACCAGATTGGTACGCCGCGCTCGTCGGCGATGTGGGATTGGCTGCTGCGACGAAAAGCTTTCGATGCGCTATACGTCGCGATACGAGGAGGAAACAAACTGGCGTTAGAAGATGCCATCGATCGAATCGCTGGCTACGCGGTCGTGAAAGACGAAAAGATCTTGGAAGTAGTTACCCAACCGAGCGAAAAAGGGGTAAAGCTTCCGTTGATCAATCGGATTTGCAGCGACCTCTATGAGGCCGACCATTCCGAGTTTCATCTCGAATCGCCGGCATCCGATCCGGTGCATGACCTGCTAACGGACATTCCTGTCGCTAAGAGTGCGCCGCCCGGGGAAGAACTCCTTGTTCGCATGCCCAACCCAATCCAGCAGATGGCGGAGTTGGCCGCGACGCTCCATCAGCGGGCCAAGACGCGTGGTCTTGAACTACCGCTGGACTTAGGGCTGCTAATCGATGGCGAGAAGTACTGCATTCACTTGGGCAAGCGAAAAGGATCCCTGACCGATGGTAAGTTGGGACGCAGCTATCTGGAATTAACGCATGCCCAAGTCGTGCGCTTAGTGCTTGGTGATTTGCCGATTCAGCAGCTACTTCAGCAAGGTCAAATAGTCGCGTCCACCCAAGTTGCGGCGAATGTGGCTTCGAAACTATTCGACTACGATCCTCCCTGGTTCCCCGCAATCGACGTCTTGCTGATGCGTTGA
- the rpiB gene encoding ribose 5-phosphate isomerase B has protein sequence MKIAIASDHAGYHYKTIIIKHLEALGHEVVDFGTDSAEACDYPDFIIPAAKAVAAGQCERGIVLGGSGNGEAIAANRIHGIRCALTWNVETAKLGRQHNKANMISIGERMTAEGDVLKIVDAWLATEFEGGRHQRRIEKIDTLSQN, from the coding sequence ATGAAGATCGCCATCGCTTCGGACCATGCTGGGTATCATTATAAGACCATCATCATCAAGCATCTCGAGGCTCTGGGGCACGAGGTGGTAGATTTTGGGACCGATTCGGCCGAGGCATGTGACTATCCCGACTTTATCATTCCTGCGGCGAAGGCCGTTGCGGCGGGGCAGTGCGAGCGCGGTATCGTTCTGGGAGGATCGGGAAATGGAGAAGCCATCGCCGCAAATCGAATCCACGGCATTCGTTGCGCTCTGACCTGGAATGTCGAAACGGCAAAGCTAGGGCGTCAGCACAACAAAGCGAATATGATTTCCATCGGCGAGCGAATGACAGCCGAAGGGGATGTTCTTAAGATCGTCGACGCTTGGCTGGCAACCGAATTTGAAGGTGGGCGTCATCAGCGTCGGATCGAGAAGATTGACACACTTTCACAGAACTAG
- a CDS encoding arylsulfatase yields MSLSTIRLIISGCFVFVAFGGVNAAAERPNVVLIMTDDQGYGDVGIHGNQVLRTPNLDRFAREGTQLTQFYCSPVCAPTRAALMTGRYFYRTGVIHTSRGAARMASDEKTLAEVFQDAGYVTGIFGKWHLGDNYPLRPQDQGFQESLVHKSGGITQPPDQPNDYFDPLLWNNGHPVQAQGYCTDVFFTAAIDFIKQSRDVPFFAYIATNAPHTPLIVEEAAWKRYADQGQDETTAKVYAMVENIDENFARLLETLDALKRRENTIVIFLTDNGPQQKRFNGDLNGRKSMVLEGGIHVPCFVQWPARLKGGSKVNTRHAHIDWLPTLIEATGIQADLPNKIDGVSFWPQLTGKQREIQPRNLFFQVHRGLEPEPYHNAAVVGERYKLVMNVGSFGKARLTDVPEKQRTGIQLFDLSEDPSEQNDLAEQMPDKVQQLTKAYDGWFADVKASRGFSPPAILLGSRATDSTLLCRYQDGHYEGERHLGWKVEVREPLLVQLRLNQEAKPGEKLMVQWLGNVTAYDIEQPKQPVTVLQLAPGTGRLDVWLQSEGKPREFIKDNSTKGDVVVSPVRVADSD; encoded by the coding sequence ATGTCATTATCGACCATTCGCCTGATCATTTCGGGGTGCTTCGTTTTCGTAGCGTTTGGCGGTGTTAATGCGGCCGCGGAGCGTCCTAATGTCGTTCTGATCATGACCGATGATCAAGGTTACGGCGATGTCGGCATCCACGGTAATCAGGTATTGCGAACACCCAATCTCGATCGATTCGCACGGGAAGGCACACAGCTAACGCAGTTCTACTGCAGCCCTGTGTGTGCGCCTACGCGAGCCGCATTAATGACGGGACGTTACTTCTATCGGACCGGTGTCATTCATACCTCGCGTGGTGCGGCCAGAATGGCCAGCGATGAGAAGACATTGGCCGAAGTGTTTCAGGATGCCGGATATGTTACCGGAATCTTTGGCAAATGGCACTTGGGTGATAACTATCCGCTGCGGCCACAAGATCAAGGTTTCCAAGAAAGTCTGGTCCACAAGTCTGGCGGAATCACGCAGCCACCTGATCAGCCCAACGACTATTTCGACCCGCTGCTGTGGAACAATGGCCATCCGGTTCAAGCTCAGGGGTACTGCACAGATGTCTTCTTTACCGCTGCCATCGACTTCATCAAACAGAGCCGGGACGTTCCTTTCTTTGCCTACATCGCGACGAACGCCCCCCACACACCGTTAATCGTGGAAGAGGCCGCCTGGAAACGTTACGCCGATCAAGGTCAGGACGAAACGACCGCCAAGGTCTATGCCATGGTCGAAAACATCGACGAAAACTTCGCGCGTCTCTTAGAGACACTCGATGCCCTGAAGCGGAGAGAAAATACCATCGTCATCTTTCTGACCGACAATGGCCCGCAGCAGAAGCGTTTCAACGGAGACCTCAACGGACGAAAGTCGATGGTGCTAGAAGGAGGAATTCATGTTCCCTGCTTCGTACAGTGGCCTGCCAGATTGAAGGGGGGAAGCAAAGTCAATACGCGCCATGCTCACATCGATTGGCTGCCGACGCTAATCGAAGCGACTGGTATCCAGGCCGATCTGCCGAACAAGATCGATGGCGTTAGTTTCTGGCCGCAGCTCACTGGGAAGCAAAGGGAGATACAGCCAAGAAACCTGTTCTTTCAAGTGCATCGCGGTCTAGAGCCAGAGCCCTACCATAATGCGGCTGTTGTAGGCGAGCGATATAAACTGGTGATGAATGTTGGCAGTTTTGGTAAAGCGAGGCTGACGGATGTGCCTGAGAAGCAGCGAACAGGAATTCAGCTTTTTGATCTGAGCGAAGATCCCAGCGAGCAAAACGATTTGGCCGAGCAGATGCCTGATAAGGTACAGCAGTTGACCAAAGCCTACGACGGCTGGTTCGCCGACGTGAAGGCCTCACGGGGCTTCTCTCCTCCAGCTATCTTGTTAGGGTCGAGAGCGACTGACTCGACTCTGCTATGCCGCTACCAGGACGGGCACTACGAAGGGGAGCGTCACCTTGGCTGGAAGGTCGAAGTGCGAGAACCTCTCTTGGTCCAACTGCGTTTGAATCAGGAGGCAAAACCTGGCGAAAAGCTGATGGTGCAGTGGTTAGGCAACGTCACCGCCTACGACATCGAGCAGCCTAAGCAGCCAGTCACGGTACTACAGTTGGCGCCTGGGACCGGCCGCTTAGACGTTTGGCTTCAATCCGAAGGTAAGCCTCGCGAGTTCATCAAAGACAACTCAACAAAAGGTGATGTCGTGGTCAGTCCGGTGAGGGTAGCTGATTCGGACTAG
- a CDS encoding S1C family serine protease, producing MTTLRVFLPFSFVTLTLFSASVCAQDRIVTVPQEFTPQWSAKQLELTPDEQRNIYVYEQGNRAVVHITTRSVQIDNFFLMERPAEGSGSGSVLDKQGLILTNYHVIEGAREIRVTLFDGESYAAALVGQDPVNDIAVLKIDAPEEVLHPVQFGDSSRLKVGQKVYAIGNPFGLERTMTIGIISSLNRVLPSRSGRTMKSIIQIDAALNRGNSGGPLFDSSGRLIGMNTAIASSTGENTGVGFAIPVSAIQRVVPQLVKNGRVIRPDIGITRVYQTEQGLTVATVAPGGPADQAGIRGFRLVREQIQRGPFVYEQTRLDRSEADTISGIDGHQVQSADDLLSAIENKKPGEQVVLSVLRQGERVSVPVKLGLGD from the coding sequence ATGACTACACTTCGCGTATTTCTCCCCTTCTCTTTCGTCACCCTCACCCTGTTTTCCGCTTCGGTCTGCGCCCAAGACCGCATTGTCACCGTTCCCCAGGAATTCACTCCTCAGTGGAGTGCCAAGCAACTAGAACTCACTCCTGACGAACAGCGGAATATCTACGTTTACGAACAAGGCAACCGTGCCGTGGTCCACATCACCACGCGAAGTGTCCAAATCGATAACTTCTTTTTGATGGAGCGTCCCGCGGAAGGATCAGGGAGTGGGAGCGTACTCGACAAGCAGGGACTCATCCTGACGAACTACCACGTGATCGAAGGTGCTCGTGAGATTCGTGTCACTCTCTTCGATGGCGAAAGCTACGCGGCGGCACTCGTCGGGCAGGACCCAGTCAACGACATCGCCGTGTTAAAGATCGATGCCCCAGAAGAAGTCCTGCATCCGGTTCAGTTCGGGGATTCGTCTCGATTGAAAGTCGGCCAGAAAGTTTACGCGATCGGCAATCCATTTGGCCTGGAGAGAACGATGACCATTGGCATCATCTCGAGCCTGAACCGCGTGCTCCCATCGCGGAGCGGCCGCACGATGAAGTCGATCATTCAAATTGACGCGGCGTTGAATCGCGGAAACTCCGGCGGTCCGTTGTTCGACAGCAGTGGCCGCCTGATCGGCATGAATACGGCGATCGCATCGAGCACCGGCGAAAACACGGGCGTTGGTTTCGCCATCCCTGTCTCAGCAATTCAAAGGGTGGTGCCTCAACTGGTCAAGAATGGTCGCGTCATTCGACCCGATATCGGGATCACTCGCGTTTATCAGACGGAACAGGGACTGACGGTCGCTACCGTTGCCCCCGGCGGCCCCGCCGACCAGGCAGGAATTCGTGGCTTTCGACTGGTTCGCGAACAAATCCAGCGTGGTCCGTTCGTCTACGAGCAAACACGGCTCGATCGAAGTGAAGCGGATACGATCTCTGGAATTGACGGGCACCAAGTCCAGTCCGCCGATGATCTGCTTTCGGCTATTGAAAACAAGAAGCCAGGGGAACAGGTTGTTCTGAGTGTCCTGCGGCAGGGTGAAAGGGTATCGGTGCCGGTCAAACTTGGCCTGGGGGACTAG
- a CDS encoding glycosyltransferase family 2 protein: MKQRDKSLIALPVYNEASTIHAVLDQVVSYGHPVLVVNDGSTDDTLKLLLQRDDIIVVTHEKNSGYGAALMTAFRYAEDHNFDIVVTMDCDGQHEPQLIPKFIRACRSVDIVSGSRYLKQFEGQSEPPAQRLFINRRVTSELNRLLGFQLTDSFCGFKAYRVEALKKLDVTETGYAMPLELWVEAAKAGLNVVELPVPLIYLDENRSFGGALDDGSTRLNYYHFVLDRSLARSGLTSTGAHTMASC, encoded by the coding sequence ATGAAACAACGCGATAAGTCTCTCATCGCTCTGCCGGTCTACAATGAAGCGAGCACCATCCATGCGGTTTTGGACCAGGTCGTCAGCTACGGGCATCCCGTGCTGGTGGTCAACGATGGTTCCACGGATGACACATTGAAGCTTCTCCTGCAGCGTGATGACATCATCGTCGTGACGCACGAGAAGAACTCCGGATATGGAGCCGCCTTGATGACCGCGTTTCGATATGCCGAAGATCACAATTTTGACATCGTGGTTACGATGGACTGCGATGGTCAGCACGAACCTCAATTAATTCCCAAGTTCATTAGGGCATGTCGCTCGGTCGATATCGTTTCGGGCAGCCGGTATCTCAAGCAATTCGAGGGGCAAAGCGAACCGCCGGCACAGCGGCTCTTTATCAATCGCCGGGTTACTTCCGAGTTAAACCGCCTGCTTGGTTTCCAGTTGACCGATTCGTTTTGTGGATTCAAGGCCTATCGAGTCGAAGCCCTGAAGAAGCTGGACGTGACCGAGACAGGCTACGCGATGCCGCTCGAACTTTGGGTGGAAGCCGCCAAGGCAGGATTAAATGTCGTAGAACTGCCTGTTCCGTTGATCTACTTGGACGAGAACCGTTCGTTTGGCGGTGCGCTGGATGATGGAAGCACGCGGCTCAACTACTATCATTTCGTCTTGGATCGCAGCCTTGCCCGAAGTGGTTTGACTAGCACCGGTGCCCACACCATGGCTTCGTGCTGA
- a CDS encoding peroxidase family protein → MSNFKRRKRFARQQRISGEQLEQRQLLASDLTVVIDSVLEEVRTIDGTGNNLIDPTWGSTETAFIRFVDADYADGISEASGEDRPSAREVSNNIAAQSTSVTNDRFLTDFVWQWGQFLDHDIDLTRESDPQELLPIEVPTGDIFFDPTGTGTATISLSRSEYDPTTGTSIDNPREQVNSITAFIDGSMIYGSDDSLAAALRTFEGGHLKTSEGNLLPYEGDIYEDAEGSIFFVAGDVRANEQVGLTAMHTLFLREHNRVADEISAANPDLADEEIYQQARAIVIAEIQSITFNEFLPALLGPDAIAPYRGYDPTVDPSIANEFATAAYRFGHSMLSSEVLRLNNDGTVAEEGSLSLREMFFNPQEITDNGIDSLLLGLASQQAQEIDNLLIDDVRNFLFGPPGAGGFDLASLNIQRGRDHGLADYNTTRVAYGLDPVSSFDEISSNPDVVAALQATYDSVDDIDLWVGGLAEDHVAGSSIGELFRTIIADQFTRLRDGDRFWYQNLFTGRQLQEIEQTSLSDIITRNTSITSLQENVFFDASVWIHDASDSRSEVTWITGTGDEVTIQETDRSGTTNEAKVATDVGQVQVVGEDLQRDVFVLELSQLVSTLDGGFVVQGQEGRGDVLVLATGDGADSIVIGENTIEWNNQVIAYSGIERIVIFSNESSDSVEVEAEIDVRVDVLTEEAPTTNRELLDVLDRRDPRPDRPNGPRRNDGPRRGDDDRRREEDTRRRDDDFRRAVDQIVADFA, encoded by the coding sequence ATGAGCAACTTCAAGAGGCGAAAACGATTCGCCCGACAACAGAGAATCAGCGGCGAGCAACTCGAACAACGTCAGTTGTTGGCAAGCGACCTGACGGTCGTCATCGATTCCGTGTTAGAGGAAGTAAGAACGATCGACGGGACTGGGAACAATCTCATTGATCCCACATGGGGAAGCACAGAGACAGCATTCATTCGTTTTGTGGATGCAGACTACGCCGATGGAATTTCTGAGGCTTCCGGCGAAGATCGCCCCAGTGCCCGCGAGGTCAGTAATAACATTGCGGCACAGTCAACATCGGTAACGAACGATCGATTTCTGACTGATTTCGTGTGGCAATGGGGGCAGTTTTTGGATCACGATATCGACCTGACAAGAGAATCTGATCCACAAGAATTGTTGCCTATCGAAGTGCCCACCGGAGATATCTTCTTCGATCCGACGGGGACCGGTACGGCAACCATATCGCTAAGTCGCAGCGAGTATGATCCGACTACCGGCACCTCGATAGATAATCCGCGGGAGCAGGTTAACTCGATCACCGCATTCATCGACGGATCGATGATTTACGGTTCCGACGATTCGCTAGCGGCGGCGCTGCGAACTTTTGAAGGAGGGCATCTGAAGACAAGCGAAGGAAACCTACTGCCATACGAAGGGGATATTTACGAAGATGCCGAGGGTTCCATCTTCTTCGTTGCAGGCGATGTCAGGGCTAACGAGCAGGTCGGTTTGACGGCAATGCATACGCTTTTCCTGCGCGAGCACAATCGTGTGGCCGATGAAATCTCAGCCGCGAATCCCGATCTTGCGGACGAAGAGATCTATCAACAGGCCCGCGCGATTGTTATTGCCGAGATCCAGTCAATTACCTTCAACGAATTCCTGCCGGCACTTCTTGGCCCCGACGCGATTGCTCCTTATCGAGGCTACGACCCTACGGTCGATCCGAGCATAGCGAACGAATTTGCCACGGCTGCCTATCGGTTTGGGCATAGCATGTTGTCCAGTGAAGTTCTGCGGCTCAACAACGATGGAACGGTAGCCGAGGAAGGATCGCTTTCGCTACGGGAGATGTTCTTCAATCCGCAAGAGATCACCGATAACGGCATTGATTCGCTACTCCTGGGACTTGCTTCGCAGCAAGCTCAAGAAATCGATAACTTGCTGATCGACGACGTCAGAAATTTCCTGTTTGGTCCTCCTGGAGCAGGCGGATTCGATTTGGCTTCGCTCAATATTCAGCGAGGCCGTGATCATGGCTTGGCGGACTACAATACCACGCGCGTGGCCTATGGTTTAGATCCTGTCAGCTCATTCGACGAGATCTCCTCGAACCCTGATGTCGTGGCGGCACTTCAGGCAACGTATGACTCCGTTGATGACATCGACTTGTGGGTAGGTGGTCTGGCAGAGGATCATGTCGCTGGTTCAAGCATTGGAGAGCTTTTCCGCACGATCATAGCGGATCAGTTCACTCGTCTGCGCGACGGAGACCGTTTCTGGTATCAAAACCTGTTTACGGGACGCCAGTTGCAAGAGATCGAACAGACTTCGCTCAGCGATATCATTACCCGAAACACCAGCATTACTTCTTTGCAGGAGAATGTCTTTTTTGATGCCTCGGTTTGGATTCATGATGCTTCCGATAGCCGATCGGAAGTGACTTGGATTACTGGTACAGGAGATGAGGTCACTATTCAGGAGACGGATCGAAGTGGTACTACCAACGAGGCGAAGGTTGCGACTGACGTCGGCCAGGTACAGGTGGTCGGCGAGGATCTGCAGCGTGATGTATTCGTGCTCGAGTTAAGCCAGCTTGTTTCCACTTTGGATGGTGGTTTCGTCGTCCAAGGGCAAGAGGGACGTGGCGATGTCCTCGTCCTGGCTACAGGCGATGGCGCCGATTCGATCGTGATTGGCGAGAATACCATTGAGTGGAACAACCAGGTGATCGCCTATAGCGGCATCGAGCGAATCGTGATTTTCTCCAACGAATCGAGCGACTCTGTGGAGGTTGAAGCAGAGATCGACGTCCGCGTTGATGTGCTGACCGAGGAAGCCCCCACGACCAATCGCGAACTGCTCGATGTGCTGGATCGCCGAGACCCACGCCCCGATCGACCCAATGGGCCACGACGTAACGATGGGCCCCGACGCGGTGACGATGATCGTCGTCGCGAAGAAGATACCCGGCGAAGAGATGATGATTTCCGCCGAGCGGTTGATCAGATCGTTGCCGATTTCGCGTAA
- a CDS encoding YcxB family protein — MEVTYENKPEDIAAILHGLPWADRLKDYWRTLRVLTAIWPLAILFIILGEWFFLICLLGVVALCALLLTILYWRAWASIGKNAKVIPGPQRLRLLDDYLETTTERGASRRRWSMVPRVQNLPDYVAIYVQKMRAYVIPKRYFASAEEAESFVARAQSLRSEGQAQPSPLLDWESFRQDNYLDEFQLIEHLKWEANPALYARLATMGIDADGKNAVPTNMGLIKQLILPIILTVLLIVLRYQVGLNTDLFYYLLLTMTSILLLVFGLQWHSRTQFLRELSSQREVNRPDEAWFYDAGVATVTEEGIGFSRWSVLDQVSDDQEAIVIYDTLPFIYLAIPKAVLPDAEKQSALFERLKQCVDIAHDRYEEIVLAEVTDNPYQSPST; from the coding sequence ATGGAAGTCACCTACGAAAACAAGCCGGAAGACATCGCAGCCATTCTTCATGGCTTACCTTGGGCAGACCGCTTGAAGGACTACTGGCGTACGCTCAGGGTTTTAACGGCCATTTGGCCTCTGGCGATCCTGTTTATCATCTTGGGAGAGTGGTTCTTCCTGATTTGCTTGCTGGGAGTCGTCGCCCTGTGCGCCCTACTTCTCACCATTCTCTATTGGCGTGCTTGGGCTAGCATTGGCAAGAATGCCAAAGTCATTCCTGGACCGCAACGGCTACGGCTTCTTGACGACTACCTGGAAACAACGACTGAACGTGGCGCCTCACGGCGACGCTGGAGCATGGTCCCCCGCGTACAGAATCTGCCGGATTATGTTGCTATCTACGTCCAGAAAATGCGAGCCTACGTGATCCCTAAACGATATTTCGCGTCCGCAGAAGAGGCGGAATCGTTCGTCGCTAGAGCTCAATCATTGAGAAGTGAGGGCCAAGCACAACCATCCCCGCTGCTTGACTGGGAATCGTTTCGTCAAGACAACTATCTCGATGAGTTTCAGTTAATTGAGCACTTGAAATGGGAGGCCAACCCCGCACTTTACGCTCGTCTGGCTACCATGGGAATTGATGCAGATGGCAAGAATGCGGTTCCTACGAACATGGGCCTGATCAAGCAACTGATCTTGCCGATCATTTTGACTGTACTTCTCATCGTGCTGCGCTACCAAGTGGGACTAAATACAGATTTGTTCTACTACCTGCTGCTCACGATGACGTCTATCCTGCTTCTGGTTTTCGGACTTCAGTGGCATAGTCGCACACAATTCCTAAGAGAACTATCGTCCCAGCGAGAAGTGAATCGGCCGGATGAAGCCTGGTTCTACGACGCGGGAGTCGCAACCGTTACGGAAGAAGGAATTGGGTTTAGCCGCTGGAGTGTATTGGATCAGGTATCGGACGACCAGGAAGCCATCGTGATCTACGACACGCTGCCCTTCATCTACCTGGCTATTCCCAAAGCAGTGCTGCCTGACGCAGAGAAACAATCGGCATTGTTCGAGCGACTAAAACAATGCGTCGATATCGCGCACGATCGTTATGAAGAAATTGTATTGGCCGAAGTCACCGACAACCCGTATCAATCGCCAAGCACATAG
- a CDS encoding lipoyl domain-containing protein: MLREDLQPLILPELGLTDILVRTSLWLVPRGSFVREGDRVLEVLAGEVTFDVVSPASGVLCDLNTEEDDIVREGQILGHIRVGA; this comes from the coding sequence ATGCTACGCGAAGACTTACAACCGCTAATTTTGCCGGAACTTGGCCTGACCGATATCCTGGTTCGTACCAGTTTGTGGCTAGTACCGCGCGGTTCGTTTGTCCGTGAAGGGGATCGCGTCCTAGAGGTTCTTGCCGGAGAAGTGACCTTCGACGTCGTTTCCCCCGCATCAGGCGTGCTCTGCGATCTAAATACCGAAGAGGACGATATCGTACGCGAAGGTCAGATACTGGGTCATATTCGCGTTGGCGCTTGA
- a CDS encoding Nif3-like dinuclear metal center hexameric protein: MVEPLNLRSVCEFLERFAPRQLAESWDNVGLLVGDPAQAIQGIVTCLTVTPEVVDEAIEADADLIVTHHPMPFRPLKQITTNTTVGQMLLKLIQNKIAVYSPHTAFDSCAEGINYQLASGIGLTEIRPLIPSDQLDASESASQVGTGRWGRIAEGSMPLARIAEMAKQVTGASMVKVLGRGTAEIESVAVGCGSAGELLTATIENKIECLILGETSFHTCLEAKAQNVALVLVGHYASERFAVEKLASILAEAFPTVNVWSSRQEADPIHFA; encoded by the coding sequence GTGGTTGAACCATTGAATCTGAGAAGCGTCTGCGAGTTTCTAGAACGATTTGCCCCCAGGCAATTGGCTGAATCGTGGGACAATGTGGGACTGCTTGTAGGGGACCCGGCTCAGGCGATCCAAGGCATTGTGACCTGCCTGACGGTAACGCCTGAAGTCGTTGACGAAGCGATCGAAGCGGACGCCGACTTGATCGTGACACATCATCCGATGCCCTTCAGGCCGCTCAAGCAGATCACTACCAACACCACGGTCGGGCAAATGCTCTTGAAGTTGATTCAGAACAAGATTGCCGTCTACAGTCCACATACGGCGTTCGACTCCTGTGCGGAGGGCATTAACTATCAATTGGCTAGCGGCATCGGGCTGACCGAAATACGGCCATTGATACCATCCGACCAACTGGATGCCTCAGAGTCAGCTTCCCAGGTTGGCACAGGGCGTTGGGGGAGAATTGCTGAAGGCAGTATGCCGCTGGCTCGCATTGCCGAGATGGCCAAGCAAGTGACCGGGGCCTCGATGGTTAAAGTCTTGGGCCGGGGAACGGCTGAAATTGAATCTGTAGCCGTTGGCTGTGGGTCGGCTGGCGAACTTCTAACCGCCACGATCGAGAATAAAATCGAGTGTCTGATTCTGGGGGAAACCAGTTTTCACACATGCCTTGAAGCCAAAGCTCAAAATGTCGCGTTGGTGCTCGTGGGGCATTATGCCAGCGAGCGATTTGCCGTCGAGAAACTCGCTTCGATTCTGGCTGAGGCATTTCCTACGGTCAATGTTTGGAGCAGCCGACAAGAAGCGGACCCGATTCACTTCGCCTGA
- a CDS encoding sugar phosphate isomerase/epimerase family protein — translation MIPLSVQLRSLRQPFRKALQTAGELKADAVEIDLRNEIRPDELTKTGIRHLKKMLSDYNLKIASVSFPTRRGYNVLDDLDRRVAATKAAMTSAYDLGAKVLVNHIGGIDQEISAESNTRLLEVLHDLARHADTCGVTFAAKTGQVDGPVMKQFLDQLPEGSIGVDFDPGALIINGFSADESYQALANYVVSVRGKDGVKDLARGRGVEVPLGRGTVDFPLLIASLEEARYRGFICVEREHPENPVQEVSDALEYLRNVQIP, via the coding sequence ATGATTCCACTGAGCGTCCAACTTCGCAGTCTTCGACAACCTTTCCGCAAGGCCCTACAAACGGCTGGCGAGTTGAAAGCCGACGCCGTCGAAATCGACCTCCGCAACGAAATCCGCCCGGATGAACTTACCAAGACGGGGATTCGGCATCTCAAAAAAATGCTGTCGGACTATAACCTGAAAATCGCCTCGGTCAGCTTTCCGACCCGCCGTGGTTATAACGTGTTGGACGATCTTGATCGTCGCGTAGCCGCCACCAAAGCTGCCATGACCTCTGCGTATGACCTTGGCGCCAAGGTGCTGGTCAATCATATCGGCGGCATCGATCAAGAGATCTCCGCCGAGAGCAATACCCGCTTGCTCGAAGTCCTGCATGACCTGGCCCGCCATGCGGATACCTGCGGTGTGACCTTTGCTGCTAAAACCGGACAGGTTGACGGTCCGGTGATGAAACAATTCCTGGATCAACTCCCGGAAGGATCAATCGGCGTCGACTTCGACCCCGGAGCGCTGATCATCAACGGCTTCTCGGCCGACGAGTCGTACCAGGCACTTGCCAACTACGTGGTGAGCGTCCGCGGCAAGGACGGCGTAAAAGATCTGGCTCGCGGGCGAGGTGTCGAGGTTCCGCTTGGCCGTGGGACGGTTGATTTCCCGCTGCTGATCGCCTCGCTCGAAGAGGCTCGGTACCGCGGTTTTATCTGCGTCGAACGCGAACACCCCGAGAACCCGGTACAAGAGGTCTCCGACGCGCTTGAATACCTGCGAAATGTTCAGATCCCGTGA